Proteins encoded together in one Nostoc sp. PCC 7524 window:
- a CDS encoding Fic family protein, which yields MQSFEPGFIESQPITQNLLRTIRLIGEYKGKQDLFKEQSPQVLETLRQAAVIQSTESSNRIEGITAPLERIKKLVAEKTTPRDRSEQEIAGYRDVLTTIHTSYTHIPFTPGVVLQLHRDLYQFTAAEGGRWKSVDNEISETYPDGRKIVRFQPVPAYGTPDAMQRLHEKFNRLFESEEIEPLLLIPTYILDFLCIHPFTDGNGRMARLLTLLLLYKAGYEVGRFISLERIVESTKESYYDTLYQSSQNWHQGQHSLLPWWEYFLGVIMLSPYREFEQRVGLVSSAKGAKTAMVLDAISNIPGDFSIKDLQERCPTVGIDLIRRILRQERNLGRLECLGRGPDARWCKK from the coding sequence ATGCAGTCGTTTGAACCGGGCTTTATTGAAAGTCAACCGATTACTCAAAATCTACTGCGTACCATTCGCCTGATTGGTGAGTATAAAGGCAAACAAGATTTATTCAAAGAACAGTCACCTCAAGTATTGGAAACATTACGTCAAGCTGCGGTTATTCAAAGTACCGAATCTTCTAACCGTATAGAAGGTATCACAGCACCCTTAGAACGTATCAAAAAACTGGTAGCAGAAAAAACCACACCGCGCGATCGCTCCGAACAGGAAATTGCTGGCTATCGAGATGTACTCACAACCATTCACACCAGCTATACTCATATCCCTTTCACCCCTGGAGTTGTCTTACAGCTGCATCGTGACCTTTATCAATTTACGGCGGCTGAGGGTGGACGCTGGAAGTCAGTAGATAATGAAATTAGCGAAACTTACCCCGATGGCAGAAAAATTGTCAGATTCCAGCCAGTTCCAGCCTATGGAACTCCAGACGCAATGCAACGTTTGCACGAAAAGTTCAATCGTCTGTTTGAGTCAGAAGAAATCGAACCGTTATTGCTTATCCCCACATATATTTTAGATTTTCTGTGCATCCATCCTTTTACTGATGGCAATGGACGGATGGCACGACTGTTAACACTACTGTTACTGTATAAAGCTGGTTACGAAGTTGGTCGGTTTATTAGTTTGGAACGGATTGTAGAAAGTACAAAAGAAAGTTACTACGATACACTTTATCAATCATCGCAGAACTGGCATCAAGGACAGCATAGCTTGTTGCCGTGGTGGGAGTATTTTCTGGGTGTAATCATGCTCTCACCGTACCGGGAGTTTGAGCAGCGAGTCGGGTTAGTCAGTTCAGCCAAGGGAGCTAAAACAGCTATGGTGCTAGATGCGATTAGCAATATACCCGGAGATTTTTCGATCAAGGATTTACAAGAACGATGTCCCACAGTGGGCATAGACCTCATTCGCCGCATTTTACGCCAGGAGCGTAATTTAGGACGATTGGAATGTTTGGGTCGAGGCCCCGATGCACGTTGGTGCAAGAAATAG
- a CDS encoding M16 family metallopeptidase, with product MTSTLLKFPRLNAPKIHQLPNGLTIIVEQMPVEAVNLNLWINIGSAVESDEINGMAHFLEHMIFKGTERIASGEFERKIEERGAVTNAATSQDYTHYYITTAPKDFAELAPLQMDVVLNASIPDAAFERERFVVLEEIRRSEDNPRRRTFRRAMETAFAELPYRRPVLGPESVISQLTAQQMRDFHQTWYQPRSMTAVAVGNLPEEKLIEIIAEGFTSQKSQQSTVNSQQFPNLEPAFTEIVRREFIDESLQQARLVMVWRVPGMNHLEQTYALDVLAGILGHGRTSRLVQDLREERGLVSSIGVSNMSHRLQGTFYISAKCAVENLAEVETAIAQHIRRLQTELVTEKEISRVQKRVANRFIFGNETPSDRTGLYGFYHSLIGDLEPAFNYPAHIQAQAAQDLLLAANQYLCPEAYGVVVLKPA from the coding sequence ATGACCTCAACCCTGTTAAAATTTCCGCGTCTTAACGCCCCAAAAATCCATCAATTGCCCAATGGCTTAACTATCATTGTTGAACAAATGCCGGTGGAAGCGGTGAACCTCAACTTATGGATCAACATTGGTTCAGCAGTAGAATCTGATGAAATTAACGGCATGGCTCACTTTTTAGAGCATATGATTTTTAAGGGAACTGAGCGAATCGCTAGCGGTGAGTTTGAACGAAAAATAGAAGAACGTGGTGCTGTCACCAACGCCGCCACTAGCCAAGATTACACCCATTACTACATCACCACCGCCCCCAAAGATTTTGCTGAACTAGCTCCTTTGCAAATGGATGTAGTATTAAATGCCAGTATTCCCGATGCAGCCTTTGAACGGGAACGATTCGTAGTCTTAGAAGAAATCCGACGTTCGGAAGATAACCCCCGTCGCCGCACCTTTCGCCGGGCGATGGAAACGGCATTTGCAGAGTTACCCTACCGTCGTCCAGTGTTGGGGCCGGAATCAGTAATTTCCCAACTAACAGCCCAGCAAATGCGAGATTTTCATCAAACTTGGTATCAACCCCGCTCGATGACGGCTGTAGCTGTGGGTAATTTACCAGAGGAAAAATTAATCGAAATTATCGCTGAAGGATTCACCTCACAGAAGAGTCAACAGTCAACAGTCAACAGTCAACAGTTTCCCAACCTCGAACCCGCATTTACCGAAATTGTCCGCCGGGAATTTATTGATGAAAGCCTCCAGCAAGCGAGGCTAGTTATGGTTTGGCGAGTTCCAGGGATGAATCACCTAGAGCAAACTTATGCTTTGGATGTGTTAGCAGGGATTTTGGGACATGGAAGAACATCAAGATTAGTTCAGGATTTGCGGGAAGAACGGGGATTAGTCTCCTCTATTGGTGTGAGCAATATGAGTCATCGCCTACAAGGAACGTTTTATATTTCTGCTAAGTGTGCAGTAGAAAATTTAGCAGAAGTAGAAACCGCGATCGCCCAACACATCCGCAGGTTACAAACAGAATTAGTCACTGAAAAGGAAATCTCCCGTGTTCAAAAGCGCGTCGCCAATCGATTTATTTTTGGTAACGAAACACCAAGCGATCGCACAGGCTTATATGGTTTTTATCACTCCCTCATCGGCGATTTAGAACCAGCATTCAACTACCCAGCCCATATTCAAGCCCAAGCCGCCCAAGATTTACTCCTAGCAGCCAATCAATACCTTTGTCCAGAAGCTTATGGTGTAGTGGTACTTAAACCAGCTTGA